A genomic segment from Aegilops tauschii subsp. strangulata cultivar AL8/78 chromosome 1, Aet v6.0, whole genome shotgun sequence encodes:
- the LOC120972813 gene encoding uncharacterized protein, with protein MDVARVAPWKRRKKTRAAAPATATAATDTLPGDVVIEILVRVADAATLFRCAVACKPWLVLVADRAFLHRRWPDGPGQPSLVGFFAQQRRHTSQVVSADPLAGPRSPAFVPAPRSPLGPSRRSLGSFVSSAMASQDMDGAGMLDDAVPLTLREGLLLVRLAPCGGAPAVGTGQTVVQLAVCDLFTGTCDALPPLECNTSSSINNCAILTDADRSSHKRRRSPSPLPGRSSLLKVLAIVFDPDTSYYYLCTFSSTKSTWSEPTPCFSKTALRITDGSAAVCRGTAHWFACDGWESCRTLGVSTSTGRPSSTEVYIPQGRYDFGLYITPWLGAAMDDTLSLFHLHGGCRSLHVWTRHGRHNVNWSHSKEIELRPPEQKAICEDVQCLCADQGSGMLLVMDRLERVYIVDLQTGGVDEVTEQFQRLELQTVVPFEMDWQTFFFSRLEGHKEEENKKKKGGSNAEDRDDVPALSTTPSLGLPRPCHALADILLAQWVVVRWYVLFSGLDHVVEVFDVGCDAA; from the exons ATGGACGTCGCTCGCGTTGCGCCGTGGAAGAGGCGGAAGAAGACGAGGGCagccgcccccgccaccgccaccgccgccaccgaCACGCTCCCGGGAGACGTGGTGATCGAGATCCTCGTGCGCGTGGCCGATGCCGCCACCCTCTTCCGTTGCGCCGTGGCGTGCAAGCCATGGCTGGTCCTCGTGGCTGACCGCGCCTTCCTCCACCGCCGCTGGCCGGACGGGCCGGGCCAGCCCTCTCTCGTCGGCTTCTTCGCTCAGCAGCGGCGCCACACGTCGCAGGTCGTCTCCGCGGATCCTCTTGCCGGCCCCCGCTCGCCGGCGTTCGTACCTGCGCCGCGATCGCCGCTCGGCCCCAGCCGCCGCTCCCTCGGCTCCTTCGTCTCCAGCGCCATGGCCTCCCAGGACATGGACGGCGCTGGCATGCTTGACGACGCGGTGCCGCTCACGTTGCGCGAGGGCCTCCTCCTCGTGCGCCTCGCCCCGTGCGGCGGCGCCCCGGCCGTCGGCACAGGCCAGACCGTCGTCCAACTGGCGGTCTGCGACCTGTTTACCGGCACGTGCGACGCGCTACCCCCGCTGGAATGCAACACCTCCTCCAGCATCAACAACTGCGCCATTCTAACCGACGCGGACCGGAGCTCGCACAAACGACGCCGGTCGCCATCGCCATTGCCGGGCCGCTCATCCCTGTTGAAGGTGCTGGCCATCGTCTTCGACCCCGATACGTCCTACTACTACCTCTGCACTTTCTCGTCCACCAAGTCGACCTGGAGCGAGCCGACGCCGTGCTTCAGCAAGACGGCGCTCAGGATCACAGATGGCAGCGCCGCCGTGTGCCGCGGCACGGCACACTGGTTCGCTTGCGACGGTTGGGAGTCCTGCCGCACGCTCGGTGTCAGCACCAGCACTGGCCGTCCGTCATCGACAGAGGTTTATATTCCACAGGGCCGCTACGACTTCGGCCTTTACATCACACCCTGGCTCGGCGCCGCCATGGACGACACACTCTCCTTGTTTCACCTGCACGGTGGATGCCGCTCGCTGCATGTCTGGACACGCCATGGACGGCACAATGTGAACTGGTCCCACAGTAAGGAGATCGAGCTAAGACCGCCGGAGCAGAAGGCGATTTGCGAGGACGTGCAATGCCTGTGCGCTGACCAGGGGAGCGGCATGCTGCTCGTCATGGATCGCCTCGAGCGCGTGTACATTGTCGATCTCCAAACTGGAGGGGTGGACGAGGTAACGGAGCAATTTCAGAGACTCGAACTGCAGACTGTCGTGCCCTTTGAGATGGATTGGCAGACTTTCTTCTTCTCTCGTCTGGAGGGCCACAAAG aagaagaaaataagaagaagaaggggggaaGCAACGCCGAAGACAGAGATGATGTGCCGGCGCTCTCGACGACGCCTTCTCTAGGTCTGCCTAGGCCCTGCCATGCACTTGCCGACATCCTCTTGGCGCAATGGGTGGTGGTACGTTGGTATGTATTGTTCTCGGGTCTTGATCATGTTGTAGAGGTCTTCGATGTTGGTTGTGACGCAGCTTGA